The Pseudomonas baetica genome includes a region encoding these proteins:
- a CDS encoding amino acid ABC transporter permease: MTSFPTPPQPPQPVAESRLRRLFGFRTRLYLTWAVMFCLFAGFFLSFDLKFSIILDKLPNLVGLKLAPNGFLQGAALTLFLCVCSIVTSSLLGFVTALARLSKSAVAFGIASFYASFFRGTPLLIQILLIYLGLPQLGIVPGAIVAGIIALSLNYGAYLSEIFRAGILGVPYGQREASLALGMRESVIFWRITLPQAMRTIIPPTTNQFISMLKDSSLISVMGVWEVMFLAQSYGRSSYRYIEMLTTAAIIYWVMSIGLELIQARMERHYGKAYERRT, translated from the coding sequence ATGACTTCTTTCCCCACTCCACCCCAGCCACCGCAACCGGTGGCTGAATCACGTCTGCGCCGGCTCTTCGGTTTTCGTACGCGGCTGTACCTGACCTGGGCAGTGATGTTCTGCCTGTTCGCCGGGTTCTTCCTGAGCTTCGACCTGAAGTTCTCGATCATCCTCGACAAGCTGCCCAACCTGGTCGGCCTCAAGCTGGCACCCAACGGCTTCTTGCAAGGTGCGGCGCTGACGTTGTTTCTGTGCGTATGCTCGATCGTCACGTCGTCATTGCTGGGCTTCGTGACGGCTTTGGCGCGACTGTCGAAAAGCGCCGTGGCCTTCGGCATCGCCAGTTTCTACGCCTCGTTCTTTCGCGGCACGCCGCTGCTGATCCAGATCCTGCTGATCTACCTCGGCCTGCCGCAGTTGGGCATCGTGCCCGGCGCCATCGTTGCCGGGATCATCGCGCTGTCGCTGAACTATGGCGCCTATCTCAGCGAGATCTTCCGTGCCGGTATTCTTGGCGTCCCGTATGGCCAGCGAGAAGCGTCGCTGGCGCTGGGCATGCGCGAGAGCGTGATTTTCTGGCGCATCACCCTGCCCCAGGCCATGCGCACGATCATCCCGCCGACCACCAACCAATTCATCTCGATGCTCAAAGACTCGTCGCTGATCTCGGTGATGGGCGTTTGGGAAGTGATGTTTCTGGCGCAGTCGTATGGCCGCTCAAGCTATCGCTACATCGAAATGCTCACGACCGCGGCGATCATTTACTGGGTGATGTCGATCGGGCTGGAGCTGATTCAGGCGCGGATGGAGCGGCATTACGGCAAGGCTTACGAGCGCCGGACTTAA
- a CDS encoding ABC transporter substrate-binding protein: protein MKFQPLLALGLTILAASTQAFGGVTLDRIEQKRELVGVLMESYPPFSFLNDQNQLDGFDVDVAKAVADKLGVKLRLETPSWDVIAAGRWSGRYDICICSMTPSKARAEVFDFPVEYYASPAVIVVNAKDDRIHSAKDLSGKKVGLTSASSYESYLNKNLVIEGAEDTQLQYPFEEVQIAPYDTDNVAFQDLGLGAGVRLDAILTNLVTAQPRLNEDKRFKLAGEALYSEPNSVAIEKGDAQWDAKVREVFAQLKQDGTLSKLSQKWIGADISQ, encoded by the coding sequence GTGAAATTTCAACCGCTACTGGCCCTGGGCCTGACGATTCTGGCCGCCTCCACCCAAGCCTTTGGTGGCGTCACGCTGGATCGCATCGAGCAAAAAAGAGAGCTGGTCGGCGTGTTGATGGAAAGCTATCCACCCTTCTCATTTCTCAACGATCAGAACCAGCTCGACGGCTTCGACGTCGATGTCGCCAAAGCCGTGGCGGACAAACTCGGGGTCAAGCTGCGTCTCGAAACACCGTCCTGGGACGTCATCGCCGCCGGCCGCTGGAGCGGGCGCTATGACATCTGCATCTGCTCGATGACGCCGAGCAAGGCCCGCGCCGAAGTGTTCGATTTCCCGGTCGAGTACTACGCCTCACCAGCCGTGATCGTGGTCAACGCCAAAGACGATCGCATCCACAGCGCCAAGGATCTGAGCGGCAAGAAAGTCGGCCTCACCAGCGCCTCCAGCTACGAAAGTTATCTGAACAAGAATCTGGTCATCGAAGGCGCGGAAGACACGCAGTTGCAGTACCCGTTCGAGGAGGTGCAGATCGCCCCGTATGACACCGACAACGTCGCCTTCCAGGACTTGGGCCTGGGTGCCGGCGTGCGTCTGGATGCGATCCTCACCAACCTCGTCACTGCCCAGCCGCGCCTGAATGAAGACAAACGCTTCAAGCTTGCTGGCGAAGCGCTGTACTCGGAGCCGAACTCGGTGGCCATCGAAAAGGGTGACGCCCAGTGGGATGCGAAAGTGCGCGAGGTATTTGCGCAGCTCAAGCAGGACGGCACCCTGAGCAAGCTCTCGCAGAAATGGATCGGCGCCGACATCAGTCAATGA
- a CDS encoding homocysteine S-methyltransferase family protein produces MGAASTVILDGGMGRELQRAGAPFRQPEWSALALSEAPQAVEAVHAAYIASGANVITSNSYAVVPFHIGEERFAAEGQALAALAGELARRAVEASGKAVRVAGSLPPLFGSYRPDLFEASRVTELLNPLVKGLAPHVDLWLAETQSSIVEARVIHAGLPQDGKPFWLSFTLKDEDTDEVPRLRSGEPVAEAAAVAAELGVETLLFNCSQPEVIGAAIDAARETFERLGVKIHIGAYANAFPPQPKEATANDGLDPLREDLDPPGYLHWARDWQQRGASHLGGCCGIGPEHIAVLAQKLG; encoded by the coding sequence ATGGGCGCAGCAAGCACAGTAATTCTCGATGGCGGCATGGGCCGTGAGTTGCAACGCGCCGGTGCACCATTCCGGCAGCCAGAGTGGTCGGCGCTGGCGCTGAGCGAAGCGCCGCAAGCGGTGGAAGCGGTACACGCCGCCTACATCGCCAGCGGTGCTAATGTGATCACCAGCAACAGCTACGCGGTGGTGCCATTCCACATCGGCGAAGAGCGTTTCGCCGCTGAAGGTCAGGCGCTGGCGGCATTGGCCGGTGAACTGGCGCGGCGTGCGGTAGAGGCGTCGGGCAAAGCCGTGCGGGTCGCGGGTTCGTTGCCGCCGTTGTTCGGCTCCTATCGCCCGGATCTGTTCGAGGCGTCCCGGGTGACCGAATTGCTCAACCCGTTGGTCAAGGGTCTGGCCCCGCACGTTGACCTGTGGCTGGCGGAAACCCAGAGCTCGATCGTCGAGGCGCGCGTCATCCACGCCGGGCTGCCGCAGGACGGTAAACCGTTCTGGTTGTCGTTTACCTTGAAGGACGAAGACACCGACGAAGTGCCGCGCTTGCGCTCCGGCGAGCCGGTGGCCGAAGCCGCTGCGGTGGCCGCCGAGTTGGGCGTCGAGACGCTGCTGTTCAATTGCAGTCAGCCGGAAGTGATCGGTGCAGCCATTGATGCAGCGCGCGAAACCTTCGAACGTCTGGGGGTGAAGATTCACATCGGCGCGTATGCCAACGCGTTCCCGCCACAACCTAAAGAAGCCACGGCCAATGATGGACTCGACCCGTTGCGCGAAGATCTCGATCCGCCGGGTTATCTGCATTGGGCGCGTGATTGGCAGCAGCGCGGTGCCAGTCACCTGGGCGGTTGCTGCGGGATCGGCCCGGAGCACATTGCGGTGCTGGCGCAGAAACTCGGTTAA
- a CDS encoding DUF6124 family protein yields the protein MFKPTPNPPTTDSASPYESPDSKKFHEAAERALDHYLGPSAADIMAAPYKRNTLYMASPEADNESLLADATETLGSATVMINNHIAQVEGTHRKTLQGIAQVVMLAELAVNRVLDRLVPTE from the coding sequence ATGTTCAAACCAACGCCAAACCCACCGACGACAGACTCGGCATCCCCCTACGAATCGCCCGATTCAAAGAAATTTCACGAAGCCGCCGAGCGCGCCCTCGACCACTATCTCGGCCCATCGGCGGCCGACATCATGGCCGCGCCTTACAAACGCAACACGCTGTACATGGCAAGCCCCGAGGCCGACAACGAGTCCTTGCTGGCAGATGCCACTGAGACCCTTGGCTCGGCCACCGTTATGATCAACAACCATATCGCGCAGGTTGAAGGTACCCACCGCAAAACCCTGCAAGGCATCGCTCAGGTGGTGATGCTGGCAGAGCTGGCGGTCAATCGGGTGCTGGACAGGTTAGTGCCAACGGAATGA
- a CDS encoding HipA domain-containing protein encodes MYDLTLQIFAAGQWHDAMILSFADPEKGFESRCDFGYQTTYLFDNFDEIGSPFSKAVSVRFPLEWDSRRSAVPAFIHDIVPAGAAKRFLLARVGQEKPAGISADLYLLGRSTAAPIGNMRIKESAESVDEREPIGFQRQDVILRDNRFLEYAYELGAAIGGATGAGGEAPKLLLAEDKAGLLFPDAVLEDSEVSQHWFVKFARNKGNQTDQDILRSEFHYYRALQTLGIETVASQGLALEEATKPSLWMQRFDRRVTAQGVERYAVESIYSLANVTAPGSAMDHLDVIRMLAGLWREAGQADQIPDLVADYLRRDLINKILGNSDNHGRNTAIIRGVSSFRLAPIYDLAPMVMDDEGVTRTTKWPKALERAGDVDWRGVCRALADIAAPDDPLAALANAPDSFERLRMDAQGLAALPDILTESGLPDRTMNHPGIALKNLEQRLKEWDLK; translated from the coding sequence ATGTACGACCTGACATTACAGATATTCGCGGCTGGGCAATGGCATGACGCGATGATTCTGAGTTTCGCTGACCCCGAAAAGGGTTTCGAAAGTCGCTGCGATTTCGGTTATCAAACCACCTATCTCTTCGATAACTTCGACGAGATAGGGTCGCCGTTCTCAAAAGCTGTGAGTGTACGGTTCCCATTGGAATGGGATAGCCGGCGATCCGCTGTGCCAGCCTTCATCCATGACATCGTTCCTGCCGGTGCGGCGAAACGTTTTCTTCTTGCTCGCGTGGGGCAAGAAAAACCCGCAGGCATCAGCGCCGATCTTTATCTGTTGGGTCGAAGTACAGCGGCACCCATCGGCAACATGCGGATAAAGGAGTCTGCCGAATCTGTGGATGAGCGAGAGCCCATTGGATTTCAGCGTCAGGACGTGATCCTGCGTGACAACCGGTTTCTCGAGTACGCCTATGAACTGGGTGCCGCCATTGGCGGTGCGACGGGGGCGGGGGGGGAAGCACCGAAGCTTCTGTTGGCAGAGGACAAGGCGGGCCTCCTGTTCCCCGATGCAGTCCTTGAGGATTCAGAGGTCAGTCAACACTGGTTTGTGAAGTTTGCCCGCAACAAAGGCAACCAGACCGATCAGGATATCTTGCGAAGTGAGTTCCACTACTACAGAGCCCTTCAGACGTTAGGCATCGAAACGGTCGCCTCACAGGGGCTGGCACTGGAAGAGGCGACCAAACCCAGCTTGTGGATGCAGCGTTTTGATCGTCGGGTAACCGCTCAAGGTGTTGAGCGTTACGCAGTCGAATCGATTTATTCGCTGGCTAACGTGACAGCGCCAGGCAGCGCGATGGACCATTTGGACGTGATTCGTATGCTTGCCGGTCTGTGGCGTGAGGCAGGGCAAGCGGATCAGATTCCTGATCTGGTGGCGGACTACTTGCGTCGGGATCTGATCAACAAAATTCTCGGTAACTCGGATAACCATGGCCGCAATACCGCGATTATTCGTGGGGTAAGTTCGTTTCGGCTTGCTCCAATTTATGATTTGGCGCCGATGGTCATGGACGATGAAGGCGTTACCCGTACGACTAAATGGCCGAAAGCGTTGGAAAGGGCGGGTGATGTCGATTGGCGAGGCGTTTGTCGTGCATTGGCTGATATTGCAGCCCCGGATGATCCCTTGGCTGCTTTGGCCAACGCGCCTGATTCATTCGAGCGCCTGCGTATGGATGCACAAGGCCTCGCGGCCCTTCCCGATATTTTGACCGAGAGTGGCCTGCCGGACCGAACCATGAATCACCCAG